One genomic segment of Gemmatimonas aurantiaca includes these proteins:
- a CDS encoding permease-like cell division protein FtsX, with protein sequence MRLALREVVLAFRRAPLLAVLGVVTIAFSLFAFGLFGLVALNIRSALREIEDRVEIRAFLVEGARDAQVEELIRGINNLPEVADVGYVSPDSALQRARAELEEFRDVMEGTFLPGSVELRLKEGYRDPETVQQLSRKLQTYPVVEEVRYGREWVEKLYKIRNIAGLAGSVLGGVFALVAVIIIGATIRMAILARTREIEIMRLVGATNWFVRLPYLLDGTIKGLLGGTLAVLFTWATAQLVSRNLMQTTFFTGEQIALGILAGGALGLVGSWLSVGRHLRQVWREP encoded by the coding sequence ATGAGACTCGCGCTTCGTGAAGTGGTGCTGGCGTTTCGCCGTGCGCCGCTGCTGGCCGTGCTGGGCGTCGTCACCATCGCGTTCTCGCTTTTTGCGTTCGGGCTGTTCGGACTCGTGGCGCTCAACATCCGCTCGGCGCTGCGCGAGATCGAAGACCGGGTGGAGATCCGCGCCTTCCTCGTGGAAGGCGCGCGTGATGCCCAGGTGGAGGAACTGATCCGCGGCATCAACAACCTCCCCGAAGTCGCCGACGTGGGATACGTCTCGCCAGACTCCGCGCTGCAACGCGCGCGGGCCGAGCTGGAGGAATTCCGCGACGTGATGGAAGGCACGTTCCTGCCCGGCTCCGTGGAATTGCGCCTCAAGGAAGGGTACCGCGATCCCGAAACGGTGCAGCAACTCTCCCGGAAGCTGCAGACCTACCCCGTGGTTGAAGAAGTGCGATACGGTCGCGAGTGGGTGGAGAAGCTGTACAAGATCCGCAACATCGCGGGTCTTGCCGGTTCGGTGCTGGGCGGGGTTTTTGCGCTCGTGGCCGTGATCATCATCGGAGCCACCATTCGCATGGCCATTCTCGCGCGCACCAGGGAAATCGAGATCATGCGCCTGGTCGGCGCAACGAACTGGTTCGTGCGATTGCCCTACCTCCTCGATGGCACCATCAAAGGACTGCTCGGCGGCACACTCGCCGTGCTGTTCACCTGGGCCACGGCGCAACTGGTCTCGCGCAATCTCATGCAGACCACGTTCTTCACGGGTGAGCAGATCGCGCTCGGCATTCTTGCCGGTGGCGCACTGGGCCTGGTCGGTAGCTGGCTCTCCGTGGGCCGCCATCTGCGCCAGGTGTGGCGCGAACCCTGA
- a CDS encoding peptidoglycan DD-metalloendopeptidase family protein — protein MATWCVVGTAGLAAQATGNQPPPNADQRLRQQQSELDKLRKERGDLEARMNQLQRSARTLAEEVNNLEAQRQTTRRLVLALDRQLNTINEEVTKAGAGLVKAEQELGDKRSALQRRMVEIYKRGSLYDVEAMLSAHSFASLVARYKYLHELALRDRSLVRRVEGLRDQIINQRMLLVRLQEDVARNRQEKDREARRLADLETRSQRNLATVQRSTEQARARLQQLARDESRIAGAIAALETARRRAEMTPNARPAAPSSIRTSDLGKLDWPVDGTILYRFGRVVNPNNTTTRWNGIGIGANTGAAVKSISAGEVVLADNVGTYGPTVIVQHGGGDYSVYGSLQRIDVRKGQQVSKGQVIGTVGDTDPELPPHLHFEIRPKGRAVDPLEWLRGQR, from the coding sequence GTGGCGACATGGTGTGTTGTCGGTACCGCCGGGCTCGCGGCGCAGGCGACGGGCAATCAACCGCCCCCCAACGCCGATCAACGCCTGCGTCAACAGCAGAGCGAACTCGACAAGCTGCGCAAGGAACGCGGCGATCTCGAGGCGCGCATGAACCAATTGCAGCGCTCGGCCCGCACGCTCGCCGAAGAAGTGAACAACCTCGAGGCGCAGCGTCAGACCACGCGGCGTCTGGTGCTGGCGCTCGATCGGCAACTCAACACCATCAACGAGGAAGTCACCAAGGCCGGTGCGGGATTGGTGAAGGCCGAGCAGGAGCTGGGCGACAAACGCTCGGCCTTGCAGCGACGCATGGTGGAGATCTACAAGCGCGGCAGTCTCTACGATGTGGAAGCGATGCTCTCGGCGCACTCCTTTGCCAGCCTGGTGGCGCGCTACAAGTATCTGCACGAACTCGCCCTGCGCGATCGCAGTCTCGTGCGGCGGGTGGAGGGGCTGCGCGACCAGATCATCAACCAGCGCATGCTGCTGGTGCGTCTGCAGGAGGACGTCGCGCGCAATCGTCAGGAGAAGGACCGCGAAGCCCGGCGTCTGGCCGATCTCGAGACACGGAGTCAGCGCAACCTCGCGACGGTGCAACGCTCGACGGAGCAGGCCCGCGCGCGTCTGCAGCAGCTCGCCCGTGACGAATCCCGTATTGCCGGCGCGATCGCGGCGCTCGAAACCGCGCGGCGCCGCGCCGAGATGACACCCAATGCCCGTCCCGCCGCGCCGTCGTCCATCCGCACCTCGGATCTCGGCAAACTCGACTGGCCGGTGGACGGCACGATTCTCTATCGATTCGGGCGGGTCGTGAATCCCAACAACACCACGACGCGCTGGAATGGCATCGGCATCGGCGCCAATACCGGCGCCGCGGTGAAGTCCATTTCGGCGGGTGAAGTGGTGCTCGCCGACAACGTCGGCACGTACGGACCCACCGTGATCGTGCAGCATGGCGGGGGCGACTATTCCGTGTACGGTTCGCTGCAGCGCATCGATGTGCGTAAAGGCCAGCAGGTGAGCAAGGGACAGGTGATCGGCACCGTGGGTGACACAGATCCCGAGTTGCCGCCACATCTGCATTTCGAGATCCGTCCCAAGGGGCGGGCCGTGGATCCGTTGGAATGGTTGCGCGGACAGCGCTGA
- a CDS encoding deoxyribonuclease IV, whose protein sequence is MVARTALTSRTFPVVDAGDARRDRAPLGAHLSIAGGTWEAATRAREIDATAAQIFTKQANRWAEREVDATEALRFREAMAETSVRWCCAHDSYLINLASPNTELRARSLESFRTELRRCHALGLDALVSHPGNFIDDRPSGLARNVDGIVAALEAEPGPTRLLMELTAGQGTVLGSTFEEMAALLAQIPTALRDRVGVCLDTAHVWAAGYDLVAHYDEVWSHFGDTIGFSALGCLHLNDSKARLGSHLDRHELIGEGSLGADMFRRIMTDERLAPIPKVIETPKGDTPAETDGRMLHRLRAYAAGDAAASVGPADRE, encoded by the coding sequence ATGGTTGCGCGGACAGCGCTGACATCACGAACGTTTCCCGTGGTGGATGCCGGCGATGCCCGCCGGGATCGTGCACCGTTGGGAGCCCATCTCTCCATTGCCGGGGGCACCTGGGAAGCAGCCACACGGGCCCGTGAAATCGACGCCACGGCCGCGCAGATCTTCACCAAGCAGGCCAATCGATGGGCGGAACGTGAAGTGGACGCCACCGAAGCCCTACGATTCCGCGAGGCGATGGCGGAAACGTCGGTACGGTGGTGTTGTGCGCACGACTCCTATCTGATCAATCTCGCTTCGCCCAACACGGAACTGCGCGCCCGTTCCCTGGAGAGTTTCCGCACGGAGCTGCGGCGATGTCATGCGCTCGGCCTCGACGCGCTGGTGTCTCATCCCGGCAACTTCATCGACGATCGTCCCAGTGGTCTGGCGCGCAACGTCGATGGTATCGTGGCGGCTCTGGAAGCGGAGCCCGGCCCCACACGTCTGCTCATGGAGCTGACCGCCGGTCAGGGGACGGTCCTGGGATCGACCTTCGAAGAAATGGCCGCATTGCTCGCGCAGATTCCCACGGCACTGCGCGATCGGGTGGGAGTGTGTCTCGACACCGCGCACGTGTGGGCCGCCGGGTACGATCTCGTCGCGCACTACGACGAGGTCTGGTCGCACTTCGGCGATACCATCGGATTCAGTGCGCTGGGCTGTCTGCATCTCAACGATTCGAAAGCCCGCCTCGGTTCACATCTCGATCGCCATGAGCTCATCGGCGAAGGCAGTCTCGGCGCGGATATGTTCCGCCGCATCATGACCGACGAACGGCTGGCACCGATTCCGAAGGTGATCGAGACGCCCAAGGGCGATACGCCGGCGGAGACGGATGGGCGCATGTTGCATCGGCTGCGGGCCTATGCGGCCGGGGATGCGGCGGCGAGTGTAGGCCCTGCAGATCGCGAATAG
- a CDS encoding metalloregulator ArsR/SmtB family transcription factor — MHDTLSQTFSALADPTRRAILARLRQGEASVTELAEPFLGHMTLPGVTKHLKVLEKAGLVTKGREAQWRPCRLNPDPLKDVSAWMEDYRAFMEESLDRLGEYLKTLSGASAHASLNASPNAATGASPRETNDDCNS, encoded by the coding sequence ATGCACGACACCCTGAGCCAGACCTTCTCGGCGCTGGCCGATCCAACCCGACGCGCAATACTGGCACGCCTGAGGCAGGGCGAGGCCAGTGTCACGGAGCTCGCCGAACCCTTCCTGGGGCACATGACGCTTCCCGGTGTGACCAAGCACCTCAAGGTGCTGGAGAAGGCCGGACTCGTCACGAAGGGGCGCGAGGCGCAGTGGCGGCCGTGCCGGCTCAACCCCGATCCCCTGAAGGATGTATCCGCCTGGATGGAGGACTATCGCGCCTTCATGGAGGAGAGTCTGGATCGACTGGGCGAGTATCTGAAGACCCTCAGCGGCGCGTCCGCTCACGCCTCACTCAACGCTTCACCCAACGCCGCCACCGGCGCCTCACCGCGAGAAACGAACGATGACTGCAACAGTTGA
- a CDS encoding SRPBCC family protein translates to MTATVDANANEIRIIRVYDAPIGMVWDAWTDPAQVIQWWGPRGFTVTTHSRDLRVGGTWVYTMHGPDGKDWPNFTRYHEVEPQRRLVYDHGASASDAKPLFRVTAEFRELDGKTELDMRMTLATAEEAQQTRAFIKTAGGNGTWDRLAEYLEKKTSDQEIFVINRSFDAPIGTMFDMWTRPEHFSQWLPPTDFTMEFHRLDIRPGGEGFYSMTNGQFTMYGRVAYLDLHRPDRIVYVQYFTDAQENISRHPGAPTWPEKMLTTVLLSEEGPATTRVTVRWEVYGAATPEEIAAFVAERGGMTQGWTGSFDKLEALVERTNASRS, encoded by the coding sequence ATGACTGCAACAGTTGATGCCAACGCCAACGAGATCCGGATCATCCGTGTGTACGATGCGCCCATCGGCATGGTGTGGGACGCCTGGACGGATCCGGCGCAGGTGATCCAGTGGTGGGGTCCCCGTGGTTTCACCGTGACGACTCACAGCCGCGATCTGCGCGTCGGAGGCACCTGGGTGTACACCATGCATGGCCCCGATGGCAAGGACTGGCCCAACTTCACGCGCTATCACGAAGTGGAGCCGCAACGACGTCTCGTGTACGATCACGGCGCTTCCGCGAGCGACGCGAAGCCGCTGTTCCGGGTCACCGCCGAGTTCCGGGAACTGGACGGGAAGACGGAACTCGACATGCGCATGACGCTGGCGACGGCGGAGGAAGCGCAGCAGACCCGCGCGTTCATCAAGACGGCGGGTGGTAACGGCACGTGGGATCGTCTGGCCGAGTATCTGGAGAAAAAGACGTCGGATCAGGAAATCTTCGTCATCAATCGCAGCTTCGATGCCCCGATCGGGACGATGTTCGACATGTGGACCCGACCCGAACACTTCTCGCAGTGGTTGCCGCCCACGGACTTCACGATGGAATTCCATCGTCTCGACATCCGGCCCGGCGGCGAGGGATTCTATTCGATGACCAACGGCCAGTTCACGATGTACGGCCGGGTGGCCTATCTCGATCTGCACCGCCCCGACCGCATCGTGTATGTGCAGTATTTCACCGACGCGCAGGAGAACATCTCGCGTCACCCCGGCGCCCCCACATGGCCGGAGAAGATGCTCACCACCGTGTTGTTGTCGGAAGAAGGACCGGCCACGACACGGGTCACGGTGCGGTGGGAGGTGTACGGTGCCGCCACGCCGGAGGAAATCGCGGCGTTCGTGGCGGAACGTGGGGGGATGACACAGGGCTGGACCGGTTCGTTCGACAAGCTGGAAGCGCTGGTGGAGCGCACGAACGCATCCCGGAGCTGA